A single Micromonospora sp. CCTCC AA 2012012 DNA region contains:
- the pyk gene encoding pyruvate kinase — MGVTRRAKIVCTLGPATSSPERIRGLVEAGMNVARLNFSHGSHADHESVYRLVREAADAAGHPVAILADLQGPKIRLGKFADGPHEWRTGDSVVITSDEIIGTKERVSCTYRKLPQEVKPGDRLLIDDGRVAVEVSDVTGNDIRCLVTEGGPVSNNKGVSLPNVAVSVPAMSDKDAEDLRFALGLGVDLIALSFVRSADDIKLVHAIMDEEGVRRPVLAKVEKPEAVDHLEAIVLSFDGVMVARGDLGVELPLDQVPLVQKRAVQLCRENAKPVIVATQMLDSMIENSRPTRAEASDVANAVLDGADAVMLSGETSVGKYPVLTVSTMAKIITTTEAGSIGVPRLQHDPRTHGGALTVAASSIARAIGAKAMVAFSQTGDTVKRLARLHCDLPLLAFTPVPEVRNQLALCWGVETFLMPFVEHTDDMFRQVDQALLGLNRANPGDYVVIVAGSPPGTPGSTNTLRVHQLGSLVDAAAARALQ; from the coding sequence ATGGGCGTGACACGCCGCGCGAAGATCGTCTGCACTCTTGGCCCCGCCACCTCGTCCCCGGAGCGCATCCGGGGACTCGTCGAGGCGGGTATGAACGTGGCGAGGCTCAACTTCAGCCACGGCAGCCACGCCGATCACGAGTCGGTCTACCGACTGGTCCGCGAGGCCGCCGACGCGGCCGGCCACCCGGTCGCCATCCTGGCCGACCTGCAGGGCCCCAAGATCCGGCTCGGGAAGTTCGCCGACGGCCCGCACGAGTGGCGTACCGGTGACTCCGTGGTGATCACCAGCGACGAGATCATCGGCACCAAGGAGCGCGTCTCCTGCACCTACCGCAAGCTGCCGCAGGAGGTGAAGCCGGGTGACCGGCTGCTGATCGACGACGGCCGGGTCGCCGTCGAGGTCAGCGACGTCACCGGCAACGACATCCGCTGCCTGGTCACCGAGGGTGGCCCGGTCTCCAACAACAAGGGCGTCTCGCTGCCCAACGTGGCGGTCAGCGTCCCGGCGATGTCCGACAAGGACGCCGAGGACCTGCGCTTCGCCCTCGGCCTCGGGGTCGACCTGATCGCGCTCTCCTTCGTCCGCTCGGCCGACGACATCAAGCTCGTCCACGCGATCATGGACGAGGAGGGTGTCCGCCGGCCGGTGCTGGCCAAGGTCGAGAAGCCCGAGGCGGTCGACCACCTCGAGGCGATCGTGCTCTCCTTCGACGGCGTCATGGTCGCCCGCGGTGACCTCGGCGTGGAGCTGCCGCTCGACCAGGTGCCGCTGGTGCAGAAGCGCGCCGTGCAGCTGTGCCGGGAGAACGCCAAGCCGGTCATCGTGGCCACCCAGATGCTCGACTCCATGATCGAGAATTCCCGGCCGACCCGCGCCGAGGCGTCCGACGTGGCGAACGCGGTGCTCGACGGCGCGGACGCGGTGATGCTCTCCGGCGAGACCAGCGTCGGCAAGTACCCGGTGCTCACCGTCAGCACCATGGCGAAGATCATCACCACCACCGAGGCCGGCTCGATCGGCGTGCCGCGGCTGCAGCACGACCCGCGTACGCACGGCGGCGCCCTCACCGTCGCCGCCTCCTCGATCGCCCGGGCCATCGGCGCGAAGGCCATGGTCGCCTTCTCGCAGACCGGCGACACGGTCAAGCGGCTCGCCCGGCTGCACTGCGACCTGCCGCTGCTGGCCTTCACCCCGGTTCCCGAGGTGCGCAACCAGCTCGCCCTCTGCTGGGGCGTGGAGACCTTCCTGATGCCGTTCGTCGAGCACACCGACGACATGTTCCGCCAGGTCGACCAGGCGCTGCTCGGCCTCAACCGGGCCAACCCCGGCGACTACGTGGTCATCGTCGCCGGCAGCCCGCCCGGCACCCCGGGCTCCACCAACACCCTCCGGGTGCACCAGCTCGGCTCGCTGGTCGACGCGGCCGCCGCCCGGGCGTTGCAGTGA